TGTGTGCAGTTTGTTTGTGTTAAACACTGAGTATGAGGTGTTAACTTTGAAAACCAGAAGTCTGAgaacacagaacaaaaaatgCTACTGAAAAAGCAACCGTTCAAAGAATAAAGTTTGAAGACATTATATCGTTGTAATTGTTCTTACCTCCAACTTTTGTATGGTGTTCATAACATTCTGAAAGAGGCTCTCACATATGAATTGCATGAACGTGTATGTAGTTATCTTTGAGTCTAGATATCAATGCTTGTAAATTATTAAGGTTGAGTAATCGTTGCTAATGATAGCATGTGTAACTATTAGACAAGTTGCTATATTCCTTCTGCCCACAGCCCAAGATTGCACCACGCCCACCCCCCACATCTAACGCAGAGGTACCGCACTTGGAAAATTTCCAGTACCCCCTGCCCCCCAAAATAATCAATAAATCTGTATGCATTCTATCTTGTGGAAGCAATGAATCAATAGGCATgagatacaaaaaaagtaataaaactCTGATCATCCAGTTCAAAACTGCATGGAGTATTCTCTCACACCTTAATTATGTGATGAAAATTGAGATCACAAAGAATACCAGTATTTTCTAAACCTGAAAATTGTTATGGCTATTTCCACAGAGGAAGGACCTGCATGTATGTGTTATTCATCAACCTACAGATATACTGAACCTGATTGTTCAGTGGTAACACATGATTTGGAAACCATGATCATAACTTTTCACCCAACTTCTAAATGTTGCctaatgatttttgtttgttgtttctggaTATCAATGAAGTATCATCACCTTCAAAAGATGTCTTAGTAAAGAATGTCAACCAAACAAGattcaaatcaaaatcatacacCTGCTTTGCTGGTTTTCAAGTCAGTACAAAAGACTGCAGGATTTCTTATGTTCCAAGAGATTTGATGAAAGTGGGAGTGTATCTCTCCGATCATATTAACTTATTAACTTAGAGGTATCCAAACAGAAAGTGAAAGAAACATTGACTTTGTTTAGAAAATCTTGATTTAATTTCTTGTCAACTTGCACAGTTGCAGGCCTCTTAATGAACACAGTACCAGAGCCCCTTTCTCTCAACATGAATAAAGATGCACAAAGACTGTTAAAAAACTTTGGGAGTATGATAATTGACCaaatactctctctctctcaagcAAGGGTTTAGAATCAGTACAGTGTGCATGTAGGCTGACTTGTGTCTTGTCTCTGTGTAGGGTTCTGTGTACAAGAAGACTCAAGCAGCATCCGAGATCAAAAGTAGTCAGAAGCAGAGGGAAGATTTCTGGGCCCAGCAGGAGGTGAGATGGACTTGTCAGTACTGTAGGGTTCCAGTGCCATAGTgttatactagtagtaggtGTCATTCTAAAAATAGGATAGAACCATCTTCACCTACTACCTACCTTTAGTCAAGACCTGCCCAAGCTAAGGAACCCTGGTAAAAGTGGAGGACTACATTTTACTGTGGTATCGAGAACTCAACTGACCCCACAGATTTTAAGCCACAGTAGATTTGCTAACTGCAGAGTTTTATCATAGGCATCTTTGGGTTAAGAAAAGCAGGAGTCAGTGTTTTTTTCATGTTCAAAAGTAAGGAATGACTCAAAATGATAATTGAATATATTATGCTAATCattatttcaatatttacaCATCAATACTTTGTTCTACACAGCCAAAATATCTGAtagttttgtactgtaaaatgttgtatcagaaagaggagaaagcacGTGTTGCAGAGGAGAAGAAGCGGGCGACGGCAGAGCGGGCAAAGCGCGAGAAGGAGCGACTGGATCGAGAGAGAAGGGAAGCAGAGGAGAGGGAGAAGAAAGTCAAGGAGAAGGACCTCATGACCAGGCAGCAAAAGTAGGTATCAAGGAGAGGAACAACGTGTGACAGAAAAAGGTATATTTCTGTCAGTCAAGAGAAGATTTACCCTAACAGTGAAAGAGACATTAAAGATTGGAActaatagaaaaagaaaaaggctGTTTGCACTATTATGATTTGTCTCTGCCATGTTAACTTTGTAGAATGTTTTTAATGCAAACTACTGGACTACCATTTATCTTCAGAGTTAGAAGTTTAATTGTTTAGATGTTGAGAAGTGGtaatcttaaaagatttctGTTGAGTAGTTTATGACTCTTTATTGCATTGTGTTTGCAGGAAAGAAGAAGCTAACGTTGACAAGAGCATGATGCAGAGGGAGAGAGATGTGGAGAAGGCCCGATGGGTGAGTAAtggcaatgtttttttcttggtaGTCATACTGAGCTACTTTCCAATCATGTGCTATTTCATGATGATAAAAGGTTAGGGCGTGGCTGATCACAACCCTACCTCCTACAGAAGCTGAGGATGTTGATGATCTGTAACaaactttgtttattttctcaAGGACTTTCATTTCCAAAATTTTACTGCCACAGACATTCAACTCTGAACAGTGAAAATGTGAGGTCGAGGTTTTTACAGCTGCAATATGTCTCCACCACAGGAGACCATACAGAAGGAGGAACAGGAGGAGGACAAGTCCAGAAGGAAGAGGAGCGAGTCTCTTACCAAGGCTGCGGTAAGTCTGAAAACCAGAGGTGTGATTGGACTGGTCTGGACACTTGTCAGGACTTGTCTCTAAGGCTTCAGAAATTAGTTTGCATATTTtgctacctggatgtctatcgTTCATTGAAGGACGTTATAAACATTTAATGAGTATCTTTTCACACTACCAAAAGTATCTGCCAATGATTCAGCAGTCTGCCTGCTATCCTCCTGATGGCAACAGTGACTTGAGTCATAAAATATGAACTGGGCAGGGAGTACCTAACTTATATTTTCAACTGGTACAGTTTAGTTTATGTGTTGATGGAACAGCACAGATTAGCTGACTTGTTGATTACCAAAACAGGTAAGCTGTCGTGTTGATTTTCAGTACAGCACTGGTGTGAACAGTAAGTGAACGGTACAGGTACATGGTCAGGTATGACCAAGATAAACAAGCTGACAAAATACCCTTCCATTCAAAACAACAAAGGAAGTGCCTTAAAGTCAGTTTTAGCTGTAACGTTTTTATACAGtctctgttttgttgttttcatgccTTTTTATTTATTCCCCTATGTTGTGTGGTGTTTATGTTGTACTGTCAATGCTATAGCAGGAAGACAGCAGGTTGCATATCACAGAGCCGCTCTCTCCCAGTGACAAGAAAGGGTATGGGAACTGGACTGCCAAGCCGTGGACGGGGCAGGCGTCCTCCGGGGGGTTCCGTAGCGTCAGCTTCAAGCCCGCCACGCCCCCCTCCAGCCCGGGGCCAGGGGTGTGTTTAATCtatccgtgtgtgtgtgtgcctgctGCACTGTCAGGGTTAATGCATGGGTACTGCTCCCATGGCAcaaacttgctgtggcctgccACCAACACTGACTCTTGGCCATGAGGCAACAACAGTTCTTGTTTCTATGGCACAAACTTGATATGGCCTACCAACAATACCAACACGACTCCAGGCCAATCTAGGAATCACTTGTAATCACAATGGCCATGGTTTACCAACTAATTCAGTCTCTTCCCCATGGCACAATTTTAGTGTAGCTCACCAACAGTACCGGCATGGCCGAATTGGACTTCATCATGGCCATGGCTCACCAGCATGTTCTTATTTCCATCGGCCCAAACTTGCTGTGGTTGCCAACAAGACTGCCATGGTTTCTGCATGCCTTCTGGTGTTCATAGCAACTGCATGGCTCCAAGAAGTTGAACTTAAACATGTCCatcatttgttttgcatatatcCACCAATTTTTTATACAGAAACTTTCCTTATATAGAAACTTTCCTTATATAAAAACTTTTGCACACATTGGAATATTCACAGCCATTCTATGGGATATCAGCAGATTTACCAtagaacatttaaaatggcATTAAAGAACACCCACAAGGCACCCACTTACACTTCTCacaccatgaaatattcattgttGCACCATGGGATACCCACATGCTGCACTGTCTGACATGATATCCCTTCAACTTTTACACCTGATTTCAGACAGACACATAAAACTTTGGCTGCACAGTTTCCATCTACTCTTTTCATGTGCATGTTACTGGGATTAATCTtaaacaaaacagacatataCTAAGTTTTTCCATTGATCTTTGATTCATACATTTCATCATCCTTTGAGTGGatctcatgatttttttttttttgcccccACCTTACCCTAGGTTAACCCCACAGATAAGCCAACACTCTCCTCCTTTAAACCCACCCTTTCCCCATTGGCTGTTCGAAAAGTTAACTCTCCGCAGTCATTTGCATCGGGGCCAGGGTCGCCGGGCATATGCGTGCCGCCTAACACACCGGTTGGTTGTGGTTTGGTCCATTACACTTGCCGTAACCAGTTGGAATGTTTTCATACATGCTTGTGTTCAATGCTGTTAAGATTGAAGTAAGAAGTCCACACAATAAGCTTGCACTCTAAGTTCATATCATTAAAGACTTCATTAGATCTAATAAGCTTGTCATAGCTTGTACTTGGAATGGAGTGTGTAATACATCCATCATGTATAGTTTGAGATGTACTAAGGTACAGTCAGAGTTCTGTAAGTGTGGCTGAGTTCAAATTTTGGTGCATTTTGGAAGCATGGAGTTAtgaagtacagtacagtgctgAAGGTATTGTATGTCCTGTTATATAGACGAACATTTCATTGTAGTAAGACAGGCTGGTTGTTGGTTTATTTcctgtgttggtgtgtgtgacCAGGAGGATTACGGTCAGGAGTACCAGAACACGGTCCAGCAGCTCATGGCCAGCCGTCCTCCGCAGACGAAACATGGCAGAACATTTGTACTGACTGGAACCAAGGAGACCAGAACCACAGAGGGAACGCAGGCAGAGCTGCACAGAGTAGTCACCACAGAGACTACTCAGAAGCAAACTGTTGAGACCAAACTTGCACGGAACCCGTACATTGACACTACACCGATCGTTCAGTACAATCAGCCTGCTGATGTCTCTGCTGACctgaataatgatgatgatgatgatgtggaagACCCAAACTCAATTACTGAGATGGTGAGAAAACAGTCCAGATTCATCCATGGCAAGAAAAAGCCGACCCTCCTGGCTAAGCAGGTTGGAATGTTTGAGAAACCAGACGAACCAGAGGTGAATCCGTTTAAAGTTCAGTTTGAAGCAGAATCCAGAAGTTTGCGGCCTCGAATCATGCCAGGAGACGGTGCACCAAAGGCTGGGTTTCAACCAACTTGTGTGGTCTCCAAACCTGTGTGTCACCCGCCCACCCCCTCCCACATCACACCTAACAAACCTGCACACAAGCACCCACAAGCAGCACCCACACACATGAAACCACAGCATCCTCTAGCAGCAGCCAGTAAAACTGCACAGCCTCACCCTGCACAGCCAGCAGTACAGTCCTACTTACCCCGCAGTACACCACACGGTCATACAGGACCCAAAAACACACCCAGCAAAGTGGGCTACAATCCCACATCACAGCCAGATGCAACACAAAGCCAGCCTGTTCCCATGGGAACTTATCTACCAAAGAAAACCCCTGCACCCTCCCAGGCCAAGCCTCAACCCACAGGAAGTCAGGAGGATAGGAAAGTGGATGGTGTGTTTGAGTCTCACCCATACACAGAAGAAGAGGACGACGGGCCCCCACCCAACACTGCCCTGGTTAGTCAACAGGTGTAACGCATGTGGCTGGTTTGTGGCCAGGTGTCCAATATCAGGTGCTTGGCATGCACCTGATGTGTTGCAATTGTCTGGCATGTGACTGATTAATAAGGAAGTCATAGGCATGGTGCTGGTGACTTCCCCAATTTATGATAGAATGTGTATGCTTGTCAGGTTGTCATTATATAATCGGTAATTAGGGCTTGTAGTTTTGAAAGTTAAGATGCTTGTTACAGGTTCCAGAAGATTATTACTGTAAAGGCAATTATGGCATTGATGCATCGTGATCAGTCTTGCTCCTTGGATAAGGCTTGTTAACTTTGCCCAGCAAGATCTTGTGATGATTGCTGGACAAAGCTACTCAGTTGTCATATGAAGACTTCTCCAAAGTATCAAAAGGCTTGCCTTACTTTGGGTTAAACATACGTTTAAGATGAACACAAGAAGATACACAGCTTGATAAGTTGGGAATTGGGGGCTTAATGTAAAGATTGGACATGATATATGCCACTTTTGTTACTTATTTCAGTTCAGTTTCTAACTTTTCAGAAACCTTTTTTTGTGCAATTTTTCCACCTGTCTCTCCACTGGTACCTGTAGGAGGCAGCAGCACTGGTTGCACAGAGAGGTGACTTTAACCCGCGGTCCATGTGGCAGCAGCACAAcgtcccccctcccctccccagcACCCGTCCTACAGGCCCAGGCAGCCCTGCCAAGAAGGTGGCCCAGTCTGCACTCTTTTGACTGTCCATTTGTCATTGTGTTCTTTCAAACTGAGACCTTGTTGTGTCTTGCTGTTTTATCACATATCCTTCATGAtttgcatcttgtttttttctctattcCTACTTTGTTGAGCTGAatgaatttgtatttttttcctattttcctcctctgctgtgttgtacttcatgtgtttgtgtttgttgctATTTCTGTGCGTCCTTGTGTGTGGCTGTCCTGTGACAGAAGCCTGTAGGGTACCCCCTCCAACCTGTGCCTGACATGACCAGCAGTGTAGAGGCCCCTCCCACAGAGGAGAGTCGTGAGCTGCCCACCAACACAGCTTTGGTGTGTAGCCTCATCAATTTGAACCAGAGTGTGTGAACTGTACTAAAAGCATTGGATacagaatttttaaaactatttgctcatttacatgttttatcTCTTGACCCAAAAGCTCCTAGGCAAATTCACATTTATTGGAAGCCCAATATAACACTCTtattggtacaatgtacatgtaaaccagTCTGATCAGCCTTAGTACAGTCAGTAAATTTGGTTACATCATACTCTGTCTTGCTTCCTTGAGCAGCCTTTATCTCAGCTGTAGCCCATAGcaaattgggtgcacaacaAGGATGATGCACCCTGACAATAGGCAATTAAGTGCCTTGAAAAAAACTACTACTGTATCAGACTTATTCATAGTTTTATTAAGTTGACAATGGTATTATCCACTTAAGTACAGCTGTCTGTATTGTTTTGTGTTCTCTGTTCTGCTTCTTACCTTTCTCTCTACTTTTTTTCCATGATTTCCCACAGGAGGCCAAACTCCTTGTTTCTCAGCGAGAGAACAACCCTAAAGACATGTGGAAGGACTTCCAcgtccctccccctccccccaacatGCCCCTTCCCCCCAGCCCTGTCAAGGTGGGACAGTCCTACTCTGAGGACAGTGTGTTCGCTAAGTGTGGCATCTGCCTTGTGTATGTAGTTGTGAGAGGATGAGAGTACTGGGTTTGCTTTGTAGTTTCCATCTCACACTAACTTGTAGTTGTGAAAAGATGTTAGCATGAGGGCAACATGCTTAATGGTACAGTTTAGTCTCAGTGTAATATTGGCATGATGGCTTGGTTCTACAGTGTGATCTCTGTGAACTTTGTAAGCTGTGACACAAGTTTGGAAACTGTTAGGCTAGTTAAGtctgtgatgtacatgtagtgtatgTGGTTACCTGCTTATTCCTGCCTGTCAATTGGAATGCTGGAAACACATTTGACTGTTGCGAATGAGCAGTTAATTTTATTCATATGTGCTTCTCTCATCTTCAGTTGACATTGTCTTTATATCTGTACTGGCATACACTTTCAGTCCACTGTATATGACATTCAGGCCACACCAGCAAAGCCTCTTGTTTATTTGACTGTTGAGGGGTACAAgttggaaatgaaatgtaatttttaccAGATTTTTACCAACAGATTTGGAACAAGTCGTTTTGTTAATGTGGCCACATATTTATGTTCCcatcacctgtacatgtgtgtgtgtgtcgtctCGTTTGTCATCTATATGTATGTGCCACACTACAAACACTGAGTTTCTACTTCTGTCTCTGTGTTGTAGAAACCAAAGACACAAGAACCTAGACTAAAAGTGGTATATGAGCCGGCCATTACGGAGCCTCTGGTACAGTCCTGCTCCTGGCACGCTTCCTCTCTGCTCGGAGACACTTCTTTCTCCTCAATCTATCCTCAGGTTCTCTTCCTTTGACTCTGTCTCCTGTCTATCTCCACTTTCTGGATTGTTGTCTTTTGTTACCACTACTTCCTCTCCTGTCCTGCCCCTTTAAATCCTACTTTTGCACACATCCTGTCCCTGTGTAACTCAGCCTGTGGCAATCATCCTGTCCTTCCCCCTTCCCTTTGCAGTGACGACTAACCAGATGTTGGAATTTTATGCTGATCTTATTCTGTTCTGaatgtgattttgtttgtgCAACACTTACATTTtaatgttactgtacagtaactgttcaaATCTTGCTGCTACTGGTACAGGACACAACAGTCCCAGCAGTTCCCCCCATGCAGAATGGTGGTCCAACCCACTCCACAGAACAAGCCACCCTTCCAGACAGGCTAGACACCCCTCCAACCAACACTGCAATGGTCTGGTCCTTAAAAAACATACACTGTATCTGTGCAGTTTGATATTGCATGTCATCAAATCTGATCATCTCTGTTATTGCACTACTCATGTCACTCAAATCTTTGTATGTTCCGAGGTTTGAAAAATCTGATGAAGTTTGCTGAATGCTTCAGAGTCATTTTGTTCCTGTTCCAGCTTGTCAGATGCTTTTAAACAGAAGAATTCTTTACAAGTGGTTGTTTGCAACATGTAATCTTTTTGGCTGTCTTATTGATGTATTAGCATAGCAAATGCCTTTAAAGTGTTGTATGGTCAAAGGCAAGTTAGCATTGTCATTCCATCCAAAtctgcatgtacaatgtacatcttgATGTCTTTGGTCTCATTGTTAGTCAGTGATCACTAACAGGTTACCTCGGTATCATCATATAACAAGTTTAGTCATTAACCTGGCTTGGGAAGCTTAGTTACCTCACCAAACAAATGTAGAAGCCATAGGGTCTTGTTGCCTGACGAGTGTGTGTTACTGTTGTAGCAGCTGTGGGTACCAATCATGATACATAGCAGGTCTGGTCATCTTCACATAATGCATTCACCAAGTCTGATCATCAACCTGATGATGTAGGCTTGGTTATCATCACTAACCTGATACAGTAGGCTTGGTTATCACCACTAACCTGATACAGTAGGCTTGGTTATCATCACTAACCTGATACACTAGGCTTGGTTATCACCACTAACCTGATACAGTAGGCTTGGTTATCATCACTAACCTGATGCTGTAGGCTTGGTTATCATCACTAACTTGATGATGTAGGCTTGGTTATCATCACTAACCTGATACGCTAGGCTTGGTTATCACCACTAACCTGATAAAGTAGACTTGGTTATCACCACTAACCTGATACAGTAGGCTTGGTTGTCACTGCTAACTTGATATAGTAGGCTTGGTTATACAACAATATGTAGTTTTTTAGGAACCTGCAAGGCACAATGAGTATTGCTATGATCCAACTTGCAGTGTACAGTATCTAGAAGTTGATTTTGCGGAGAAACATTCTTTCCTTACTTTGGCTAAAGACTTTTGAGAAGTTGATAATATTGATGTTCTGGGACTGCCACAGGAGGCAGCGGCACTGGCAGCACAGAGAGGCAGGAAGAACCCTCGCACCAAGTTTGAACAGAAACCCCAGGAACCCCTGCCTCCCATCCCCAGCAACCCCACTCCCAATACTGCCATGGTCAGTAGGCAGGTCTGCTGTGGTCTGTAACGTCATTAGTGGCATGAGAACTGTAGAACTGTGGTGGCACCGGTGTGTTGTAGTCTGTTAAATTATAGTAGATTGCTGTGTAGTTCAGTCAGCATGGCAAGTAGAGCTGTGAAGGTGTAGCTCTGTCTCAGTGTCAGTATCATCAGTTCCTTTAGAACTTATTGTGCAGTTGAGCTATTGAGGCATGGTTTGTAGAACTAGAAGTATGATACTCTAGTTCACATGTAGTTCTGTTGCCACAGTAGTATTGTGATCATGCAGTTCCATAGTTCTGGCACCATGCTTTGTAGAACTTCAGGTGTGATAGTATAAGCCAGTCAGAATAATTTATTGCAATGCAAATATGGTCTTACACTACTGATATTCTTGTCTGTATGTTCTGGTACAAGTAGCTGGTCCCAGTTATGCCAATGTAGTCCAACATGAAAGAATGTTGGCAGGCAGTCGGAAGACATTTTCTCCTGATTTCTCTGTGTACCTTCCTTCCTGTCCCCTCCTCACAGGAGGCAGCATCCCTGATACACCAGAAGGGAAGCTTCAACCCAGAATTAGCTCGTCTAAAGTTTGATAACAAGGAAGCATCTCCCAACACAGCTCTGGTTGGTGGTCGTCTTTTGCCAGGAACTTTGTCATAAGTCAAAGCTAACAGTAGCCTACACTAGCACGGAAGATCTCATGGCTGACTGATTCAGAATTTAGAGTAACATGTAGACAAGTACAAGTAGTTAATATTGATTTGTGCTATGTTTTGGGATGCCTGTGCCTGTTTCTGCATGTGAGACATATAACCTCAAGCACTGTGGTAGAATTTTCCAGGTTTGTCTTGGCTGTGCGAATTAACCTTTTTTCCATCTATTAGGTCCTATGGTATTGTCTATGCTTACAGGATGTAACCATCTATCATGGGGTTCTGTGGCATTGATTATCGTTGTGAGACTAACACTTTTGCCATTAGACCTATGGGCTATGGCACTATTTTGTAGCTGCAAATTTTGTCTATTGCATGTCATCTTGGTAACTATAGTGAAGATATTGTAactatgtattgtatgtaatgCTGCTTCCTCTGCATTTGAGAATTGCCCTAAGAATCTTGAAATCTAGTCTAGGTAGAACTGCTTGTGTAATTGATGCACAGTACCCACAAAACACATAGTGAGTTCCTGAAGCTGTTGGTCTGTATGAATTTTATACTGGGTTTAGTATGATAATTTATACACCAATACTTATATCTGTGTGATAGTTCACACCTTTTAGCATCTTCACATCAAGGTAGGGGATTGGTCCTAATTGCAATACAAGTGTTTTACAGCAAACATTGACAGTTATTCAGTCTGCCAGGTCTGTCTATACCATGAGAATAAGTGGTACAGTCATATTGTAGAAGATTGCAGTTGTAACTGCACTGCTTTTATAACCTGATAACTAACAATAACTCTGCACTACAGAATGTATTCATTCACTGCAGGGCCTGTTTCTGCAGAAATATGGTCCTTCTGCAACAACCTGACTGTTAGAAAACTAATGCTGCAGGCTTCTGCAGAAACACCTTGTGATTGGATAAATGATGGATTGATTGACCATGATTTGCCCTGCAGGAAGCAGCTCAGTTGGTGTCCCAGCGAGGAACGTTTAACCCAAGGGCAGTGTTTGAGCAGGAGTCTTCCAGTGTTGCACCACCAGCCAGACCGTCGGGAGCACCGCCACAGAAACTCAAGCACAGCTGGGGCCAGTCGGTGAGTTTGGAACTGTCCTCATTCTACCTTGATTTCTCTAGTGACATGTTCACATACATTGTTTACCAGATTGTTAGTGCTGTATTTTATTGCAACTGCTGGAAGGGGTACAGTATGCTATATACTAGATGGGTTATAACCTTGTCAACTATGGATTATTTGAAACCATCCCCATATAATCTCCAGAAATTCCATGTATAACCTCCAGACTATATACTTTCTCTTTTGTTACAATTCCATCTTCACTTTTAAGTTTGCACTTGACATCTTGTATATTATTTgccttttgttttcttttgctcaTTTCATCAGCAACAGGAAGCAGAACCGGTTCGTTCGTCCCCTCCCGCCCGTCCTGCCGCCCCCGCGCCGGCCCCTCAGCCCAGCCCCGCCCCCGTACCCCAGCCAACCCCCGCACAAGTGCCTCCGCCACAGCCGCCGGCCCAGCCAGAGCCCGCACCAGAAGTACCACCTGCGGAGCCGGCTCCCCCCCTGCCTACAGGGAAGTCCCCCCTGACAGAGTCCCTCTCTGTTCTACAGAAGGTTCGCAGGCAGCAGGACTCTGATGAGGAACAGGATGACCAGGACTGGGACGGTAATTTGTCTCACACTTACACGTTTTAACATTGTAGTTTTCAATAGAACTTATAGTAGTGATGTTCCATAACAACTTAATCTGGGACAAGTACAACTGTCTTAACAAAAATAAGTCTCAAAAGTTCTGGATGATGCTAATGTAGTGGTTGTATGTTGCAATAGAGGATGAAGGTGTGTCCCAGCCCCCTGTGGTCCAGCCTCCTGTGGTCCAGCCTCCTGCCCAACCTGCGGTACACCAGGAGGAACAAGTCATCACACAGACAGGTGGGAGTGCTAGCAGATGACATTTAAGATAATGGTCATATTTACAACTCAGGTCACATTTATGCTCTGGATAAAAAGGATGACAAGTCAGACTTGGTCTTTTGCTTGTTTAATTCAGAGGAAACACATGAGGCCCAGTACCAACAGCAGTACCAGCAAGAGTATCAACAGGAATACCAACAGGAGTACCAACAAGAGTACCAGGAAACTCAGCCTGCTCAGGACTATGTTGATGACCAAAGTCCTGTGGAAACTGGGCTGAGAGCCAGGGCTTTGTATGACTACCAAGCATGTAAGGACACAAGCAGACATTTTTCTATTTATGTGAGCTTTGTCTTAACAACGTAGGAGCCACTATGCCTGTACATTGTAGAAATACATGACATGCATGTTTCCAAAACCAGTATATCACAATTGTACGTATGTATACTATACCGGTACCCCATAGATGTAGAGGTAAATGTATTTATATGATATATACCAGTACACAATAGACAAAGATTATCATACCATATAGAGAAAAGGCTGTTTGGAGTGTTGCTAATGGCTGTTTTCCCCTACAGCTGCAGATGATGAGATATCCTTTGACCCTGATGAGATCATCACTGACATTGAGCAGATTGACGAGGGCTGGTGGCGTGGTGTGGGGCCTGATGGGACATACGGCTTGTTCCCTGCGAACTATGTGGAGCTCATTTAAACATCATGCTCTCAACACGCTAAACTGGTGTAGAACATGTCACCTGCAGGTAGTGCTACGGAATGGTTCATAGATATATTTATTCTTCTGTCTAGAGTTGATTCTTCAGCAGGAAGTGTCAGGAATGAAATGACCAGAAGTGTTTTATATCGCCTTGAGAACTGGAGAAACGATGAtaccaggtacatgtagatgtttttCAGGTGACCTGTTTATGCAAGGTCTCTTTGTCCTGTTTTGCCAGGTCAGTTTTAAGCCTTAAGatgaaaattatttcattttccctTAAGATTTTGCTGTCTGATTCTTCTCCTTATATCTGT
The sequence above is drawn from the Branchiostoma floridae strain S238N-H82 chromosome 4, Bfl_VNyyK, whole genome shotgun sequence genome and encodes:
- the LOC118413523 gene encoding proteoglycan 4-like isoform X8, whose amino-acid sequence is MYAFCRVNDPNTNLPKNVLINWSGEAVPTSRKGACANHVRDVSNFFHGAHVTVNARDEDDVDPEAIMDKVAKSTSSKYPAFGKGSSQQQRIENQGPVPKIAPRPPPTSNAEGSVYKKTQAASEIKSSQKQREDFWAQQEKEEKARVAEEKKRATAERAKREKERLDRERREAEEREKKVKEKDLMTRQQKKEEANVDKSMMQRERDVEKARWETIQKEEQEEDKSRRKRSESLTKAAQEDSRLHITEPLSPSDKKGYGNWTAKPWTGQASSGGFRSVSFKPATPPSSPGPGVNPTDKPTLSSFKPTLSPLAVRKVNSPQSFASGPGSPGICVPPNTPEDYGQEYQNTVQQLMASRPPQTKHGRTFVLTGTKETRTTEGTQAELHRVVTTETTQKQTVETKLARNPYIDTTPIVQYNQPADVSADLNNDDDDDVEDPNSITEMVRKQSRFIHGKKKPTLLAKQVGMFEKPDEPEVNPFKVQFEAESRSLRPRIMPGDGAPKAGFQPTCVVSKPVCHPPTPSHITPNKPAHKHPQAAPTHMKPQHPLAAASKTAQPHPAQPAVQSYLPRSTPHGHTGPKNTPSKVGYNPTSQPDATQSQPVPMGTYLPKKTPAPSQAKPQPTGSQEDRKVDGVFESHPYTEEEDDGPPPNTALEAAALVAQRGDFNPRSMWQQHNVPPPLPSTRPTGPGSPAKKKPVGYPLQPVPDMTSSVEAPPTEESRELPTNTALEAKLLVSQRENNPKDMWKDFHVPPPPPNMPLPPSPVKKPKTQEPRLKVVYEPAITEPLVQSCSWHASSLLGDTSFSSIYPQDTTVPAVPPMQNGGPTHSTEQATLPDRLDTPPTNTAMEAAALAAQRGRKNPRTKFEQKPQEPLPPIPSNPTPNTAMEAASLIHQKGSFNPELARLKFDNKEASPNTALEAAQLVSQRGTFNPRAVFEQESSSVAPPARPSGAPPQKLKHSWGQSQQEAEPVRSSPPARPAAPAPAPQPSPAPVPQPTPAQVPPPQPPAQPEPAPEVPPAEPAPPLPTGKSPLTESLSVLQKVRRQQDSDEEQDDQDWDEDEGVSQPPVVQPPVVQPPAQPAVHQEEQVITQTEETHEAQYQQQYQQEYQQEYQQEYQQEYQETQPAQDYVDDQSPVETGLRARALYDYQASADDEISFDPDEIITDIEQIDEGWWRGVGPDGTYGLFPANYVELI
- the LOC118413523 gene encoding proteoglycan 4-like isoform X2, with protein sequence MAVNLRKNERAMLAAWKDVCDDHSDTDWALYGYEANTNDLKLVSTGDGGLEELVDDFSSGKVMYAFCRVNDPNTNLPKNVLINWSGEAVPTSRKGACANHVRDVSNFFHGAHVTVNARDEDDVDPEAIMDKVAKSTSSKYPAFGKGSSQQQRIENQGPVPKIAPRPPPTSNAEGSVYKKTQAASEIKSSQKQREDFWAQQEKEEKARVAEEKKRATAERAKREKERLDRERREAEEREKKVKEKDLMTRQQKKEEANVDKSMMQRERDVEKARWETIQKEEQEEDKSRRKRSESLTKAAEDSRLHITEPLSPSDKKGYGNWTAKPWTGQASSGGFRSVSFKPATPPSSPGPGVNPTDKPTLSSFKPTLSPLAVRKVNSPQSFASGPGSPGICVPPNTPEDYGQEYQNTVQQLMASRPPQTKHGRTFVLTGTKETRTTEGTQAELHRVVTTETTQKQTVETKLARNPYIDTTPIVQYNQPADVSADLNNDDDDDVEDPNSITEMVRKQSRFIHGKKKPTLLAKQVGMFEKPDEPEVNPFKVQFEAESRSLRPRIMPGDGAPKAGFQPTCVVSKPVCHPPTPSHITPNKPAHKHPQAAPTHMKPQHPLAAASKTAQPHPAQPAVQSYLPRSTPHGHTGPKNTPSKVGYNPTSQPDATQSQPVPMGTYLPKKTPAPSQAKPQPTGSQEDRKVDGVFESHPYTEEEDDGPPPNTALEAAALVAQRGDFNPRSMWQQHNVPPPLPSTRPTGPGSPAKKKPVGYPLQPVPDMTSSVEAPPTEESRELPTNTALEAKLLVSQRENNPKDMWKDFHVPPPPPNMPLPPSPVKKPKTQEPRLKVVYEPAITEPLVQSCSWHASSLLGDTSFSSIYPQDTTVPAVPPMQNGGPTHSTEQATLPDRLDTPPTNTAMEAAALAAQRGRKNPRTKFEQKPQEPLPPIPSNPTPNTAMEAASLIHQKGSFNPELARLKFDNKEASPNTALEAAQLVSQRGTFNPRAVFEQESSSVAPPARPSGAPPQKLKHSWGQSQQEAEPVRSSPPARPAAPAPAPQPSPAPVPQPTPAQVPPPQPPAQPEPAPEVPPAEPAPPLPTGKSPLTESLSVLQKVRRQQDSDEEQDDQDWDEDEGVSQPPVVQPPVVQPPAQPAVHQEEQVITQTEETHEAQYQQQYQQEYQQEYQQEYQQEYQETQPAQDYVDDQSPVETGLRARALYDYQASADDEISFDPDEIITDIEQIDEGWWRGVGPDGTYGLFPANYVELI